The following proteins come from a genomic window of Flavobacterium crocinum:
- a CDS encoding sensor histidine kinase, with protein sequence MIFNSSKSYKLPVRYHAYFWLSYFMLNTLRWGSYFNDYVYSLKTTLLGFPIHMALCYLNILILMPYLVYRKKYFLYIVTVLSAIFVMVVLKFNLTYLLITHNVWPEGPQTINKLTLNYTIDMMMGELYVMTFVTAIKITLDLLQEQRRVTDLEKSQLETELLFLKSQISPHFFFNTLNNIYSLSVEKSNKTPKIVLKLSELMRYMLYETKEKKQSLENEILCIQNYLDLERIRNGERLEVNMYISGDIHDKEISPVLLLTFVENAFKHGVNKNTGNVVIDINFKVKGEFLYFVISNPMPEITVHKDNFNKSSGIGIENVKKRLELAYNKSDYKLSFKNKKNIFVVKLAIKVT encoded by the coding sequence ATGATTTTCAACTCAAGCAAATCTTATAAGCTTCCTGTTCGCTATCATGCCTACTTTTGGTTATCCTATTTTATGCTTAATACACTTCGTTGGGGAAGCTATTTTAACGATTATGTGTATTCCTTAAAAACAACATTATTGGGTTTTCCAATTCACATGGCATTATGTTATCTTAACATTTTAATTTTAATGCCCTATTTGGTTTATCGTAAAAAATACTTTCTATATATCGTAACCGTTTTGTCTGCCATTTTTGTAATGGTTGTGCTGAAATTTAATCTTACCTATTTATTAATTACACATAACGTCTGGCCTGAAGGACCACAAACGATCAACAAACTTACTTTAAATTATACAATAGATATGATGATGGGCGAATTGTATGTAATGACTTTTGTAACCGCAATTAAAATCACACTTGATCTGTTACAGGAACAAAGACGTGTTACCGATTTGGAGAAATCTCAACTGGAAACCGAACTGCTGTTTTTAAAATCCCAGATTTCACCACACTTTTTCTTCAATACCTTAAATAATATCTATTCTCTTTCTGTAGAAAAATCAAACAAAACGCCTAAAATTGTTTTAAAGCTTTCCGAACTAATGCGCTATATGCTTTATGAAACAAAAGAAAAGAAACAATCATTAGAAAATGAAATTCTATGCATTCAGAATTATCTTGATTTGGAAAGAATACGAAACGGAGAACGACTTGAAGTCAACATGTACATTTCCGGAGATATTCATGATAAAGAAATTTCACCGGTATTATTACTGACATTTGTCGAAAATGCATTTAAGCATGGTGTCAACAAAAACACAGGAAATGTCGTTATTGATATTAACTTCAAAGTAAAAGGAGAATTTTTATATTTTGTAATTTCAAACCCGATGCCTGAAATTACCGTACATAAAGATAATTTTAACAAGTCAAGTGGTATAGGTATTGAAAACGTCAAAAAAAGACTGGAACTGGCATATAATAAAAGTGACTATAAGCTTTCATTTAAAAATAAAAAGAATATTTTTGTCGTTAAGCTAGCTATAAAGGTCACATAG
- the nagB gene encoding glucosamine-6-phosphate deaminase produces MIKEDIGFREAGKFEETRFEKIHNVIFESSQEASLLVAREIANLIQRKNELNEPCVLGLATGSSPIKVYEELVRMHKEEGLSFANVVTFNLDEYYPMDKNDMQSYYHFMHEHLFHHVDIPSENINIPDGQVSAEELQQYCIDYEMKIISYGGLDFQLLGIGRTGHIGFNEPGSHVNSGTRSITLDHVTRVDAASTFLGIDNVPRKAITMGIGTVRNAKRIVLLGWGISKAGIIKKTIEGEVSSQVPATYLQEHNNTTFVLDTEASSELTRVKTPWLVKSCVWTDELKLKAVAWLSELTKKPFLKLTDKDYNDNGMSSLLTEEGTAYDLNIKMFNKMQQTITGWPGGKPNADDTYRPERSMPEKKRVIIFSPHPDDDVISMGGTFDRLIEQGHEVHVVYQTSGNIAVSNEEALKFAEISKALNPDSKMSDKIIEFLQNRTGNEIDSLEVRKLKGLIRRSESFGATRYLGLPDSNVHFLDLPFYETGTVKKNNLSDADIDIMCDIIERIKPHQIYAAGDLADPHGTHKVCLDSLFEALKRLKHNDFMKDCWVWLYRGAWHEWESYQIDMAVPMSPDQVLKKRHAIFYHQSQKDGVMFQGDDSREFWVRVEDRNRLTAEKYHNLGLADYSAIEAFKRYHF; encoded by the coding sequence ATGATTAAAGAAGATATAGGTTTTAGAGAAGCAGGGAAATTTGAAGAGACTCGTTTTGAGAAAATTCACAATGTTATTTTCGAATCGTCGCAAGAAGCTTCTTTATTAGTCGCTCGGGAAATTGCTAATTTAATTCAGAGGAAAAACGAGCTGAACGAACCTTGTGTTTTAGGTTTGGCTACAGGATCTTCTCCTATCAAAGTTTACGAAGAACTGGTTAGAATGCACAAAGAGGAAGGACTTAGTTTTGCTAACGTAGTTACCTTCAATTTGGACGAATATTATCCGATGGATAAAAATGATATGCAGAGTTATTATCATTTTATGCATGAGCATTTGTTTCATCATGTAGATATTCCTTCAGAAAATATAAATATTCCTGACGGACAGGTGAGTGCCGAGGAATTACAACAATATTGTATCGATTACGAGATGAAAATTATCTCTTATGGAGGATTGGATTTTCAGCTTCTTGGAATTGGAAGAACGGGACATATCGGGTTTAATGAACCAGGTTCTCACGTAAATTCAGGGACCAGAAGTATTACGCTGGATCATGTAACGAGAGTTGATGCAGCTTCTACTTTTTTAGGAATAGATAATGTTCCGAGAAAAGCCATTACGATGGGAATTGGTACTGTAAGAAATGCAAAAAGAATTGTTTTACTGGGATGGGGAATCAGTAAAGCAGGAATTATAAAAAAGACAATCGAAGGAGAAGTTTCTTCGCAAGTTCCAGCTACGTATTTGCAAGAGCATAACAACACAACATTTGTTCTAGATACAGAAGCTTCGTCTGAACTAACAAGAGTAAAAACGCCTTGGCTGGTTAAGTCTTGTGTTTGGACAGATGAGTTAAAATTAAAAGCGGTGGCTTGGTTAAGTGAGTTGACGAAGAAACCTTTCCTAAAACTGACGGACAAAGATTATAACGACAACGGAATGTCGAGTCTTTTGACAGAAGAAGGAACTGCATACGATTTGAATATTAAAATGTTCAATAAAATGCAGCAAACCATAACAGGATGGCCGGGAGGAAAACCCAATGCTGATGATACGTACAGGCCGGAACGTTCTATGCCGGAAAAGAAAAGAGTAATCATCTTTAGTCCGCATCCAGATGATGATGTGATTTCGATGGGAGGAACTTTTGATCGTTTGATAGAGCAGGGTCATGAAGTTCATGTGGTATATCAGACATCTGGAAATATTGCAGTTTCAAATGAAGAAGCTTTGAAATTTGCAGAGATTTCAAAAGCATTGAATCCTGATTCTAAAATGTCTGATAAAATAATTGAATTTCTTCAAAACAGAACCGGAAATGAAATTGATTCTTTAGAAGTTAGAAAATTAAAAGGATTAATTAGAAGAAGTGAATCTTTTGGAGCGACACGTTATTTAGGTTTACCGGATTCTAATGTACATTTTTTAGATCTTCCGTTTTACGAAACCGGAACAGTTAAAAAGAATAATCTTTCGGATGCAGATATCGACATCATGTGTGATATTATTGAAAGAATAAAACCGCATCAAATTTATGCCGCTGGGGATTTAGCAGATCCGCACGGAACTCATAAAGTATGTTTAGACAGTTTGTTTGAAGCTCTAAAAAGATTAAAACACAACGACTTTATGAAAGATTGCTGGGTTTGGCTTTACAGAGGCGCCTGGCATGAATGGGAATCGTACCAGATTGACATGGCAGTACCAATGAGTCCTGATCAGGTTTTAAAGAAACGACATGCTATTTTTTATCACCAGTCTCAAAAAGACGGAGTTATGTTTCAGGGTGATGACAGCAGAGAGTTTTGGGTGCGAGTTGAAGACAGAAACAGATTGACTGCAGAGAAATACCACAACTTAGGATTAGCAGATTATTCGGCTATCGAAGCGTTTAAACGTTATCATTTCTAA
- a CDS encoding sodium:solute symporter family protein has protein sequence MNIIDVSIILIYIVMSVGIGIWISRKASKGLDDYFLGGKSIKWYFLGLSNGSGMFDVSGTSWMIGVLFLYGVKSFMFMWLWPIWNQIFVMMFLAVWIRRSKVMTGSEWILTRFGSDKAGKASHIIVAIFAIISTIGFIAYFFVGIGKFVTIILPWDLTVHLNGSVFLTSEQAYALLIIFLTTIYTVKGGMFSVVATEVVQYIIMIVAGVLIAGYAFINYTDIQINSVITPEWKNVFFGWEFETQWSDKFETFNRLIDTEGYKMFGAFIGMTLFKGFFASVAGPTPSYDLQRVLSTKSVKEAAYMSGFTNLILFIPRYLLITGIVVIALVNLAPELNANVNLTGADLELLMPKVVNLYIPVGIKGILLAGLLAAFMSGFSAFVNAGPAYIVNDIYKKYFKPVASNKHYIKVSQISSFLVVGLGVFMGFFADSINSLTLWITSALYGGYVAANFLKWIWWRFNGWGYFWGMVGGLVAASLQFILDQNKGNLAPGTFLHQLSEVPSIYLFPLIFGFSILGCLLGTYLSKPTDMEVLKSFYSNVRPWGFWGPVYKQLKSEDQSFQKNNDFYLDMMNCVIGIIWQSSMILLPIYFIIRDYPKAGVALVVFLVTTTVLKFTWLDRVRKIEE, from the coding sequence ATGAACATTATTGACGTATCAATCATTTTAATCTATATCGTAATGTCGGTCGGTATAGGAATCTGGATTTCGAGAAAAGCATCTAAAGGCTTAGATGATTATTTCTTGGGAGGAAAATCTATCAAATGGTATTTTCTAGGTTTAAGTAACGGCTCTGGAATGTTTGATGTTTCGGGAACTTCCTGGATGATTGGCGTTTTATTTTTATATGGTGTAAAAAGTTTCATGTTTATGTGGCTTTGGCCAATTTGGAATCAGATTTTCGTCATGATGTTCCTCGCAGTCTGGATTAGAAGATCAAAAGTGATGACAGGTTCTGAGTGGATTTTAACTCGTTTTGGAAGTGACAAAGCAGGAAAAGCATCACATATTATTGTAGCGATTTTTGCAATCATTTCTACAATTGGTTTTATTGCTTATTTCTTCGTCGGGATTGGAAAATTTGTAACTATCATACTTCCTTGGGATTTAACAGTTCACCTAAATGGTTCTGTTTTTTTAACGTCTGAACAGGCTTATGCATTGTTAATCATTTTCTTAACTACAATTTATACAGTTAAAGGCGGAATGTTTTCTGTTGTTGCGACAGAAGTTGTACAATATATCATTATGATTGTTGCCGGAGTTTTAATCGCTGGTTATGCTTTCATTAATTATACAGATATTCAGATCAATTCGGTAATTACACCAGAATGGAAAAATGTTTTCTTCGGATGGGAATTTGAAACACAATGGAGTGATAAATTCGAAACTTTCAACAGATTGATTGATACAGAAGGTTATAAAATGTTTGGCGCTTTCATCGGAATGACTTTGTTCAAAGGATTCTTTGCCAGCGTTGCGGGACCAACTCCAAGTTACGATTTACAGCGTGTTCTTTCTACAAAATCGGTAAAAGAAGCGGCTTATATGAGTGGTTTTACCAATTTGATTTTATTTATTCCAAGATATTTATTAATCACAGGAATTGTGGTTATCGCTTTAGTAAATTTAGCTCCGGAATTAAATGCAAACGTTAATTTAACGGGAGCAGATTTAGAATTATTGATGCCAAAAGTGGTGAATCTTTATATCCCGGTTGGAATTAAAGGGATTCTTTTAGCGGGATTATTGGCAGCGTTCATGTCTGGATTCTCAGCTTTTGTAAATGCAGGACCAGCTTATATAGTAAATGATATTTATAAAAAATATTTTAAACCAGTTGCTTCAAACAAACACTATATCAAAGTAAGTCAAATTTCTTCTTTCTTAGTGGTTGGTTTAGGAGTTTTCATGGGATTCTTCGCAGATTCTATCAACTCATTAACACTTTGGATTACAAGTGCTTTATATGGAGGATATGTGGCAGCCAACTTCTTAAAATGGATTTGGTGGCGTTTCAACGGATGGGGTTATTTCTGGGGAATGGTCGGCGGATTAGTGGCTGCTTCTCTTCAGTTTATTTTAGATCAAAATAAAGGAAATTTAGCTCCTGGAACATTTTTACACCAGCTTTCAGAAGTACCATCAATTTATTTATTCCCATTAATTTTCGGATTCTCAATCTTAGGTTGCCTTTTAGGAACTTACCTAAGCAAACCAACTGATATGGAAGTCCTAAAATCTTTCTACAGCAATGTTAGACCGTGGGGATTCTGGGGGCCAGTTTACAAACAATTGAAATCGGAAGATCAATCTTTCCAGAAAAACAATGATTTCTATTTAGATATGATGAATTGTGTAATTGGAATTATTTGGCAGTCAAGCATGATTCTGCTTCCGATTTACTTTATCATCAGAGATTATCCAAAAGCGGGTGTTGCTTTGGTGGTTTTCTTAGTGACGACTACAGTGTTGAAGTTTACTTGGCTGGATAGAGTTAGGAAGATTGAAGAATAA
- a CDS encoding LytR/AlgR family response regulator transcription factor yields the protein MKIKCLIIDDEPLAINVIKNYIEQIEELELVNTFSNSIEGLNFLKNNTIDVIFLDINMPVLDGINFIKSLENPPLLIITSAYDQFAIETYELDVLDYLVKPIEFPRLMKAVNKISKRLNNTVSKLPQENSKENPFIFVKIDKKKMKKIFLNEILVIESLKDYLKISTTSGKFIIHSTLSDFTGLLPERDFIRIHRSYTIAIDKIDAVEGNSIEIEGLRYVIGRSYIDEVKQKILNSSI from the coding sequence ATGAAAATAAAGTGTTTAATTATCGATGATGAGCCATTGGCAATAAACGTTATTAAAAATTATATTGAACAGATTGAGGAGCTGGAATTAGTAAACACCTTTAGTAATTCTATTGAGGGATTAAATTTCTTGAAAAACAATACTATTGATGTAATTTTTCTGGACATCAACATGCCTGTTTTAGACGGTATTAATTTTATCAAAAGTTTAGAAAATCCACCGTTGCTTATCATTACAAGTGCTTACGATCAGTTTGCAATTGAAACTTACGAGCTTGATGTTTTGGATTATCTGGTAAAACCAATTGAATTTCCACGTTTGATGAAAGCCGTAAACAAAATCAGCAAACGTCTTAATAACACAGTAAGCAAATTACCGCAGGAAAACAGCAAAGAAAACCCTTTTATCTTCGTTAAAATCGACAAGAAAAAAATGAAGAAGATTTTCCTGAACGAAATTCTGGTAATCGAAAGTTTAAAGGATTATTTAAAAATCAGCACTACTTCCGGAAAATTCATCATTCACAGCACTTTATCTGATTTTACAGGATTATTACCGGAAAGAGATTTCATCAGAATCCACAGATCCTACACGATTGCGATTGACAAAATTGACGCTGTCGAAGGAAACAGCATTGAAATTGAAGGCTTACGATATGTAATAGGAAGATCTTACATAGACGAAGTGAAACAGAAAATCCTGAATTCATCGATTTAA
- a CDS encoding GH92 family glycosyl hydrolase, translating into MRKITLLSLTVIFIASCKIKVDKNKDHKSFATNYVDPFIGTGGHGHTYPGATVPFGMLQVSPDNGISSWDWCSGYHYSDSIVSGFSHLHLSGTGIGDLADILFMPTNKKLDLTAKAASRDFLPYKSKYNHVNEKATPGSYQVFLEDPKINVELTSTQRTAYHKYTYNNNDVQSVVVDLGFAINWDKALKTSIKIEDANTISGYRYSTGWAKNQKVYFVAKFSKPITESIITADKKVVSGKSAEGENTALQLFFDSKNSKELGVKVALSSVSVENAKGNLDAEGYSFEKAKSDATLEWNKALSKIKVETPIDSLKTIFYTALYHAQVAPVTYSDKNGQFRREDDKIITAKDYTAYSTLSLWDTFRAENPLLTLLEPTKVSDLVNSMLAYYETKKILPVWTLYANETNTMTGYHSIPVIVDAYMKGIKGFDAEKAFEAMKATMMQDERGLNFYKKYGYIPYNLLDESVTITLEYAYDDWCVAQMAKALGKQADYEFFSKRSKAYEYLFDAKSGFMRGKSEDGKSWNEPFDPKHSNHREHTDYTEGNAWQHSWFVPHNVDDFIKLHGGNDTFTKRLEQLFTESSEITGNNVSADISGLIGQYAHGNEPSHHIAYMFNHARQPWRTQYWVRHILDTQYNTTANGLSGNEDCGQMSAWYVFSSMGLYPMNPASGEYEIGSPIFEKSTLNLPNGKTFVIEAENVSEKNFYIQSATLNGKTFNKTAISHQEMLNGGVLHFVMGAQPNQNWGLN; encoded by the coding sequence ATGAGGAAAATTACTCTGCTCTCTTTAACGGTAATTTTTATTGCAAGTTGCAAAATAAAAGTTGATAAAAACAAAGATCACAAAAGTTTTGCAACAAATTATGTAGATCCTTTTATAGGTACTGGCGGTCACGGACATACGTATCCGGGGGCAACAGTTCCGTTCGGAATGTTACAAGTAAGTCCGGATAATGGAATTTCAAGCTGGGACTGGTGTTCTGGTTATCATTATTCTGACTCGATAGTTTCCGGATTTAGTCACTTACACTTAAGCGGGACAGGAATCGGTGATTTGGCAGATATTTTATTTATGCCGACAAACAAAAAATTAGATTTAACCGCCAAAGCCGCTTCACGCGATTTCCTTCCATATAAATCAAAATACAATCATGTTAACGAAAAAGCAACACCGGGTTCTTACCAAGTTTTTCTTGAGGATCCTAAAATCAATGTAGAATTAACTTCTACGCAAAGAACCGCATACCATAAATATACCTATAATAATAACGACGTTCAGTCTGTTGTTGTTGATCTTGGTTTTGCGATTAACTGGGATAAGGCATTAAAAACGTCTATCAAAATTGAAGATGCCAATACAATTAGCGGATACCGTTACAGTACGGGCTGGGCAAAAAATCAGAAAGTATATTTTGTTGCCAAATTTTCTAAACCAATTACAGAATCAATTATCACAGCTGATAAAAAAGTAGTTTCTGGCAAAAGTGCCGAAGGAGAAAATACAGCTTTACAATTATTTTTCGATTCTAAAAATTCTAAGGAATTAGGAGTAAAAGTGGCACTTTCTTCTGTAAGTGTTGAAAATGCAAAAGGGAATTTAGATGCTGAAGGCTATAGTTTTGAAAAAGCAAAATCGGATGCGACTTTAGAATGGAATAAAGCTTTAAGTAAAATTAAAGTAGAAACACCAATTGATTCTCTAAAAACAATTTTCTACACCGCTTTATATCATGCACAAGTTGCGCCTGTAACGTACAGCGATAAGAACGGTCAGTTTAGAAGAGAAGATGATAAAATTATTACAGCTAAAGATTATACAGCATATTCTACATTATCGCTTTGGGATACTTTTAGAGCAGAGAACCCATTGCTGACGCTATTAGAACCAACAAAGGTTTCCGATTTAGTGAACTCAATGTTGGCCTATTATGAAACTAAAAAAATACTTCCCGTTTGGACATTATATGCTAATGAAACCAATACCATGACAGGATATCATTCGATTCCGGTTATCGTTGATGCTTACATGAAAGGCATTAAAGGTTTTGATGCTGAAAAAGCTTTCGAAGCGATGAAAGCAACCATGATGCAAGACGAACGCGGATTGAATTTCTACAAAAAATACGGTTATATTCCGTATAACTTATTAGATGAATCGGTTACGATTACTTTAGAATATGCTTACGACGATTGGTGTGTAGCTCAAATGGCAAAAGCATTAGGAAAACAAGCTGATTATGAGTTTTTCTCTAAACGTTCAAAAGCATACGAATATTTATTTGATGCCAAATCTGGTTTCATGAGAGGAAAATCGGAAGATGGAAAATCCTGGAACGAACCTTTCGATCCAAAACATTCGAATCACAGAGAACATACGGATTATACTGAAGGAAACGCTTGGCAACACAGTTGGTTTGTGCCTCATAATGTGGATGATTTTATTAAACTTCACGGAGGAAATGACACTTTCACCAAACGTTTAGAGCAGTTATTTACAGAGAGTTCTGAGATTACAGGAAACAATGTTTCGGCAGATATTTCTGGTTTGATTGGACAATACGCGCATGGAAACGAGCCTAGCCACCATATTGCATATATGTTTAACCATGCCAGACAGCCTTGGAGAACACAATATTGGGTGCGTCATATTTTAGACACACAATACAATACAACAGCAAACGGTCTAAGCGGAAACGAAGACTGCGGACAAATGTCGGCTTGGTATGTTTTTAGTTCAATGGGATTATACCCAATGAATCCAGCTTCTGGAGAATACGAAATTGGAAGTCCGATTTTCGAGAAATCAACTTTAAATCTTCCAAACGGAAAAACTTTTGTAATTGAAGCAGAGAATGTTTCAGAGAAGAATTTCTATATCCAATCGGCTACTTTAAACGGAAAAACATTTAATAAAACAGCAATCTCTCACCAGGAAATGCTAAATGGCGGCGTCCTTCATTTTGTAATGGGAGCACAGCCAAACCAAAATTGGGGTCTAAACTAA
- a CDS encoding alpha-L-fucosidase — protein MKNIYLSLCLFGVIFSSFGQEFTNAPKPFGPVPTQKQIDWQEMEFYAFVHFSLNTFTNKEWGFGDESPELFNPSQLDVRQWTRVVKEAGMKGIILVAKHHDGFCLWPSAYTERSVKNSPWENGKGDLVKELAAACKEYDLKLGLYLSPWDRNHPQYGKPEYITYFRNQLKELLTNYGDVFEMWFDGANGGDGYYGGANETRKINTLTYYNWDETYKLIYSIAPKTLVWGVGPSEARWIGNEEGRAGKTNWSLLRQKDELAGKVHYSEFMSGHEDGEKWVPGEADVSIRPGWFYHSVEDDKVRSLDEMVDIYYESIGRNATLLLNLPVDRRGLVHENDEARLKELVATIKADFSRELLAGTQVQASNIRANDSNFGPQNVSDGNKNTYWATDDKVKEATVEFTFKKPTEINRVLLQEYIKLGQRVKAFSIEAKVDGQWKTIATETTIGYKRILRLDRVTATALRVNILDAKAGFVISTIEAYNAPTFVKEPHIGRDKNGLVTMKSEGGAAIYYTLDGKTPSEKSTLYKAPFKYNKAVEIKAIARNTKEKINSAVKSAKYGVSKEKWKVISVSSGDDKSAERIIDGDANTDWAFGNNENKLPQTVVIDMGELVSIKGFTYTPQQVGSNLGLISNYELYTSADSFYWDKQSEGEFSNIKHNPIEQVKSFSTVKARFLKFVATAAVGKTQTVSIAEIGVVE, from the coding sequence ATGAAAAACATTTACCTTTCTTTATGTCTTTTTGGTGTAATTTTTAGCAGTTTTGGACAGGAATTTACCAATGCACCAAAACCTTTTGGACCAGTTCCAACGCAGAAACAAATCGATTGGCAGGAAATGGAATTTTATGCTTTCGTACATTTTTCATTAAACACCTTTACCAATAAAGAATGGGGTTTTGGAGACGAATCGCCGGAACTTTTTAATCCGTCGCAATTGGATGTTCGTCAATGGACGAGAGTAGTAAAAGAAGCCGGAATGAAAGGAATTATTCTGGTTGCCAAGCATCATGATGGTTTTTGCCTTTGGCCTTCAGCTTATACTGAACGTTCAGTTAAAAATTCACCTTGGGAAAATGGAAAAGGAGATTTGGTAAAAGAATTGGCTGCTGCCTGTAAAGAGTACGATTTAAAATTAGGATTATACCTTTCTCCTTGGGACAGAAATCACCCGCAATATGGCAAACCGGAGTATATTACGTATTTCAGAAATCAGTTAAAAGAATTATTGACCAACTACGGTGATGTTTTCGAAATGTGGTTTGACGGTGCCAACGGCGGCGATGGATATTATGGAGGCGCAAACGAAACCAGAAAAATCAATACGTTAACTTATTATAATTGGGACGAAACTTATAAATTAATTTACAGTATCGCACCAAAAACGCTGGTTTGGGGAGTTGGTCCATCTGAAGCAAGATGGATTGGAAACGAAGAAGGACGTGCAGGAAAAACGAATTGGTCTTTATTACGCCAAAAAGATGAATTGGCAGGAAAAGTACATTATAGCGAATTTATGTCTGGTCATGAAGACGGAGAAAAATGGGTTCCGGGAGAGGCAGACGTTTCCATCAGACCAGGATGGTTTTATCATTCGGTTGAAGACGATAAAGTACGTTCGCTTGACGAAATGGTCGATATCTATTATGAATCGATTGGACGAAACGCTACTTTATTATTAAACCTTCCAGTAGACAGACGCGGTTTAGTTCATGAAAATGATGAAGCAAGATTAAAAGAACTGGTTGCGACAATTAAAGCCGATTTTAGCAGAGAACTTTTAGCAGGAACTCAGGTTCAGGCTTCGAACATTCGTGCAAACGATTCTAATTTTGGTCCACAAAATGTGAGTGACGGAAATAAAAATACCTATTGGGCAACTGATGATAAGGTAAAAGAAGCTACGGTTGAATTTACGTTTAAAAAGCCAACGGAAATCAATAGAGTTTTGCTTCAGGAATATATTAAACTTGGACAGCGTGTAAAAGCATTTTCTATCGAAGCAAAAGTGGATGGACAATGGAAAACCATTGCCACTGAAACTACAATTGGTTACAAAAGAATTCTGCGTTTAGACCGCGTTACAGCAACGGCACTTAGAGTTAATATTCTGGATGCGAAAGCAGGATTTGTAATCAGTACAATTGAAGCGTACAATGCCCCGACTTTTGTAAAAGAACCACACATTGGCAGAGATAAAAATGGTTTGGTTACGATGAAATCAGAAGGAGGAGCTGCGATTTATTATACTTTGGATGGCAAAACACCTTCGGAAAAAAGCACTTTATACAAAGCACCATTTAAGTATAATAAAGCGGTAGAAATAAAAGCTATTGCAAGAAATACGAAAGAGAAAATCAACAGCGCGGTCAAATCAGCAAAATATGGTGTTTCTAAAGAAAAATGGAAAGTGATTTCGGTTTCAAGCGGAGATGATAAATCAGCTGAAAGAATTATTGATGGCGATGCTAATACCGATTGGGCTTTTGGAAATAATGAGAACAAACTTCCGCAAACCGTTGTTATAGATATGGGAGAATTGGTTAGTATAAAAGGTTTTACCTATACTCCACAGCAAGTAGGAAGTAATTTGGGACTGATTTCAAATTATGAATTGTATACAAGCGCAGACAGTTTTTACTGGGACAAACAATCCGAAGGAGAATTCTCCAATATTAAACACAATCCAATTGAACAAGTTAAAAGTTTTTCTACGGTTAAAGCAAGATTTTTGAAATTTGTTGCTACAGCAGCTGTAGGAAAAACACAAACAGTTTCGATTGCTGAAATTGGAGTTGTTGAATAA